ataatataaaagtagTAAGAGGCTGAGGCCCTGTTGGATAGGGAGGTAATATGAAATGAGCtctgaatagtagtgaaaaggtttttgaataataataaaataatttgaattaaaacgTTTTATAGTGTtttgggaaaagaaagaaaaaattgaataaaaatattataaaattaaaatattattagaatataattttttttttaggatttgaaaattttgatttttttttattaaaaaaattataacaattaaatgaaaaagttaaagatttaggagaggtttggataatgagttgagatgagatgaaatgaaagttgagatgatttctgaatccaaacaatgTCTagtattaaaaagtatttgtatttataatatttgaatattaagatgagatgaaatgaaatgaaagatttTACCATACAGAAGAAGGAATAACATTAAATGAGAGTAAGTAAAAGTATGCGTGTGCGTATTACACATGCTAACACGAGAATATGAATTTGTAGTCCCGTAGCTATTGGATTGACGTAGTGGAAAACGAATATATGCAATCCTACTACCTGGGAACAAAAGCTCATGCTGCACTCTGATTTTTTTCCCCATCGTATCTTAGCATGTATAAAGTGGTCACAGTCACTTCCATCGTTTGGCCATTTATTGGTAACAATgatgttaatgtcgtgttttaCATACTTTTAAGGTAGTTTGGTAACTCGAGTCTTTAGAGTTGGGCTTCGATCGGTACTGTGTGAGCCCTTGGCAATGATCGAGTTCGGTTGTACGGTGTCGGTTCGTACATTCATGACGATgaatagtatttaaatataaaaaataaaaagatgaataCATAGATTTTACGTAGTTCGATACTAGACATACGTCTACagagatttgagaaagaaagattctactataataaatttatttataatattatatgacctctctttttttactgtacaataaaaattatagaGCTATTTATTAGAGAATAGATTCTCTTGAAACTCTCTGGACGAAGAATgtgtatttggatattgaagtgagttgaattgagttgagttatgatgataaaatattgttagaatattattttttaatattattattattttgaaatttaaaaaagttgaattatttattatattttatgttgaaatttaaaaaaattataatgatgaattaagataagttAAGGTGAGTTTGATAACCAAACGCACCTATCTCGTGGCTGGGCCTTTCCATGGGCCAGGAAAAAATCATCTCACAAATAAATCACTCATTTTTTAACAACGCACAACAAAACACTTTGAAGCATAGCCCTCGAGTGAGCTTCCAAGTTGGGATTTAGGAATAATTCAGAATGCAACTTTATTTCCTTTCAATTCTGCCACGTATGATTggcatttttaaatttttatataaaataaaataaataatttaaatttttttaaaatttaaaataaaaataatattaaaaaatatatcgtatcagtatttttatttatttatttatttatttattttctttcggATTAGAATTTGGACTTGGAGAACTTTTTATCGAGATCTATTCCGTATATTATTAACACAGAGATCAGAAGATAACTACCACGTACCAATTTCGACCTGTTAGAACCACACTCAGCAACATCCATCTTCTTGAACGAAAAAGACCGGGGAAACAAATGAGGAACTTAAGTTGGGTTCTCCTCCATGTTCCTGTAGTTTTCCTCCTTTTCTCTGCATGCTCTTCTTCGTATAGCAGTGACCTCGAGGTGCTATTGAAGCTCAAGTCAGCCATGAATGGACCCAATGTTTCGGGACTGGTGGACTGGCCGGAGAACTCTTCTTCGCCAACAGCCCATTGCTCCTTCTCCGGAGTTTCATGTGACCACGACTCGCGTGTTGTTTCTCTTAATGTGTCTTATATTCCTCTCTGCGGTTTCATTCCGCGGGAGATTGGGTTGCTGAACAAGCTGGTCAACCTAACCATCGCCGCTGACAATCTCACGGGGAGACTTCCAGTGGAGATAGCCAACCTTACGTCACTCAAGGTCCTTAACATCTCCAACAACCTCTTCACTGGGAACTTCCCAGGAGAAATCTTCCTCGGAATGACGGAGCTGGAGATTCTCGACACTTACAACAATAACTTCTCCGGACCGCTTCCAACGGAGCTCGCGATCTTGAAAAGGATCAAGCATCTTAGTCTCGGCGGCAACTTCTTTTCTGGTCCAATTCCGGATGTTTACTCCGAGATTCAGAGCCTTGAGTACTTGGGCTTGAACGGCAACTCACAAACTGGCAAGTTTCCGGCGAGTCTCGGTCGGTTAAGTAATCTCAAAGAAATGTACGTGGGGTACTTTAACGCTTTCGATGGAGGTATTCCGCCGGAGTTGGGATCGCTCAGCTCGCTTCAAGTCCTCGACATGTCGAGCTGTAACCTCACCGGCGAGATTCCAAAGAGTCTGAACCTTCTGAAGAACTTGCAGTTACTGTTTTTACAAATCAACCGCCTCACAGGTTATATACCTCCTGAATTATCTGGTTTGGTTAGCTTGAGACAGCTGGATCTTTCGATCAATGAACTCGCTGGGGAGATCCCAGAAAGTTTCTCAACACTTACAAATATCACGCTAATTAACCTGTTCAAAAACCACCTTCGTGGTCCAATCCCTGCGTATTTTGGTGACCTTCCAAATCTTGAGGTACTTCAGGTATGGGAAAATAACTTCACGTTTGAACTCCCAAATAACCTGGGCCAGAATGGAAAACTCAAACTCTTTGATGTAGCGACGAACCAACTCACCGGCCCGGTTCCTCTGGTTTTGTGTGCGGGAGGTAAGTTGAAGACTCTGATTTTGATGGAAAATTTCTTTTCTGGGGCAATTCCCATGGAGATCGGCGACTGCAAGTCGTTAACAAGAATCCGAATCGCGAAGAACTTACTCAGCGGGACGATCCCGGCTGGGATTTTTAACTTGCCCTCGGTAGAAGTAGTCGAAGTCAGCGATAACTACTTCTCCGGTGAGCTTCCCCTCAAAATCTCAGGGGACGCTCTTGAAACTCTTGTACTTTCCAACAACAGAATTACCGGGAAAATCCCTTCTGCGATCGGGAATCTCAAAAACCTGCGAACTTTATCACTGGAAATGAATAGACTTTCAGGTGAGATTCCTAGTGAACTGTTTGGTTTACCCAATTTGATGAATATCAACATCAGCGCCAACAACCACATTAGCGGCGAGATCCCAACTTCTATCGCCCGCTGTACTTCTCTTAGCTCCATCGATTTCAGCCGAAACAATCTCTTCGGAGAAATTCCAAAGGAGATTGCGAAGTTGATGATGCTCAGCACTCTGAATCTTTCCAATAACCAGATCACCGGCTGCATACCAGAGGAAATGCGCGACATGAGCAGCCTCGTAACCTTGGACCTATCCAATAATGATTTGGTGGGGAGAGTTCCTAGTGGTTTTGTGATATACGATGACAGTTCATTCGCTGGAAACCCAAATCTGGGTCCCCAAAGCCATTTCTCTTGCCCATCTTCACTCGGTGAGGTTCAGAATTCGAGTCAAACCCACGGTAGGTTTTGTTCTCCGGTGCTCATTGTGTGCATTGCAGTGTTCGTCACTGCTCTGCTATCAGTACCGCCTCAAAGCAGACAGCCACGTAAGCAAAGGCGGCACAGGGATCGTGGAGCGCGGGAAGGCCACGTCAGAACTCACTGACATCCGACGTGGCCTCATTGCTGGCAATGGTGGAACGCATGCTTAATTTCTGGCATTTCCAGAGGTTGAAACCTTAATATCTCTGTTAAAACAAACAATTGGGAACAAATGATGCAAGATCCAATAAACGAGAAGCATTTAATTTGGCCTTCGTagtagactatatatatatatatatatatatatatatatatacatacaaaaaaGCTATTTACACACGGGAGGGATACCTTCTGCGTACACGTCTAACCACGTGTAAAAATAAAACGGTACGTTTAAATCCAACtttctctcatcttcttttttgcTTCACATTTTGGACAAAGTCGTTTCCTTTGCCTTGTCTtctcctctttctcttttcccCCATTTCTCCGTTCGTCTTCCACCTTCCCTTCATCTTCTGGTGCACATTTTCTAGAATTTTCAGATGCACGTTTTCTCTTGCCCAAACATTTGTTCCATAATCCATTTAACCAAAACATATAAGCCAAAAACAAGATGCCACACACCAATCCAAATCCTGCCTTCAGCATTCTGTAAATTCTTCCATTGTTGTTCGCTTTAAACCAATTATCAGCAAGCCCTTTTGAGTCATTCCACAGAGGTCTTGAGAATTAAAGGTAAGAAACCATGTTCGACATCATTGCCTCTACCTCAGCTTCTGCCACCACCACTCCTCCCTTTTTAGTTGATGAATGCCGAGGTGTCCTTCATCATGTATATAGCGACTGTTCCATCGTTCGCTCTTCCAAGCCGAATTTCAATGTTCCCATTAGTGACGACAGTTCCGTTTTATGGAAAGACGTTCTTTTCGACGCCATTAACAACCTTTAGCTCCGGCTCTACAAGCCGACGGTGGTGGCTAGCTCACCCTTTTCCACCTCTGGTTCCAAGCTCCCTATATTTTACTACATCCATGGTGGCGGTTTTTGCATTGGGTCCCTCGCATGGTCCAATTGTCAGAAATTGTTTCTGCTTGGCTTTGGAGCTCAGGGTTGTGGTCGTCTCTCCGGACTATCGCCGAGCTTCGAAGACGACGCCATTGAAGACGGTTTCATGGCAGTGAAGTGGCTTCAAGCATAAGCAGTGTCAGAAGAGCCGGACACATGGTTGACAGACGTGGCAAAGATACCCACACGAAGACGACGACGATGCAGACCCACCCAGTTATGGTTTTTTCGTCTGAAATGAGAAATCTAAATTCTTCCCTCCATTTCATTTCGTCTATGAAATCATGGTTTCGCTCTCCAATTCcagaaaataaagatattgCAGAGTCAGATCTTGCAGAGTCGGATCATCTTTATCTGCTTTATctatttagttttcttttttactttttctatttttaatttttaatttatttatttaaataatatcggCTGAAGTGGTATTAACCGCGTCAGTCGATTCCGCAACAGATACCCAAGGCCGGGTACCTGTagcataatttatatatatatgactttcaatGTTATTGTCTGCAAGGCATGTGCCACGGGGTAAGTACAGTTAACAGTACATTAACCCACGCTTAAAATACGACAATAGTAACTGTAACAAAATAGTAAATATCATCGCAGTGGAACATGATTTATAGGTTGAAAAAGAGCCCTATAACTTTATGGATTAATGGATATaaactaaaaattcaacaaatcagGGACGATCAAATTGGATGATGCCTCTTTTGTGATtccaataaaaatactataaaataaagaaaacgcAGCGTATGTTGGTTCAATATGTTTGAAGGAAGCAGCTACTGGAATCGATAAAACAGACCATCACTGCaattgcagttttttttttgtctttcaaaacttttctaaatatctttaaatattaaaaaaatacataaactcattaataattactttcttaattattaaaataataataataataataataataaataataaagcatCGATTGCTTTCATCAATCTAGCATTTTTCTATCATGGAagccattgtttttttttttttttttttgttaattgcaaaattagtatctgaattttttattttgtatttcaaACTctcaatttgttattttttccaaattgaTACCTACAAATTTAATGGAGGTACTTAATTGTAAGTTTCTTGAAAAGTTGAACACTAagataaaaaatgtgaaaaactcaAATGCTGATTTTGCAATTAATCATTTTTCCTTAAGCATGCACTTCattaatttaaatgatttgagATCCACGAGTGGGTGGACTCTCTGATAAACACACCGTTAATCCTAatacaatatttgaaaagacaaaagaaaactaaaaagggCTATGGAACCATCAAATTGGTCTATACCTATCCCATGATTATTGGACGATTCAAAACACGGACTGTCTTACCAACAATTTTGAACAATCAATCAAGTATGATTGATATTGTGTCTCCGTCAAAGATGGTGGTCGATTGTTTTGTACTGAATTTGCAATGGATAGGGGATTGTTGGGGGTGGAAACTGGTTTTAAGAGCAGAAAATCAAAGCACTCGTGAGTTTACTCGACTGTCGCTTGATAATAGGCTCGTTCGAAGCTCAATCTGTGAGTTTACTCGAGTCTCGCACGATAGTGGGCTCGAGCGAGACGTAAACCCTAATGTTTACTAGAGTCAATATTTATTGCTTGTTTACTCGAGACTCGCttgacacgccgctcgagcgaatgatGTATTTTTTGCCAGATTAAGGTTTCCAACAccgtttatatatatgtgatattttGACTTActgtatatgatttttataatatttttaagagtgAATAATAATCAAGCGaatgcatattgtgtgagagagtaaaaaatctataaagaatgagttgagatagagtGATTATAATTTCTgctgatcaataaaatttatgcaGCTATATGAAAATAAGCAAGTTACCGAACCACGAATATTGTGTGTCATGTGTGCTTGATCGTGCTTGTTTACTTTAGTTGCCATCATTGGTGGCTGTGTGTTTTGGCACAACAGGCTTGCCTTAAGATGTTGTATGCTCATTTGCCCCAGATGCCTCTCTGATTGGTTTTTCTAAGTATTGCAGTTTGCAATTTCGAAATTTTGGCAAATTCGTATTCATGTAATATGAATGCAAGTTCATATGAAACTCATGATGGAATTCGTATTATCATTGGGAAGATAATAAAATGTCAAGAAAAAAACCTTGAATAGAATCAATAGATCCATATGAATGCATCGGAATATCTTGggattaaatatatttttcatctgtaaaaataataaattgtacTCTCCAAGGATTAACAAACAGTAATACATGTCAAAATTGAATAATTGAGACAGCGAAAAGTAGATAACCCGAGGCTCACTACTTACATACCCAATTGAAACTGACTTTCTACCCAATGAAACTTAAGAAAAGTTGATTTGAAGACTTATCCAATAGAATGAAACTCAATCTTAATCttcgttattattatttttttactaattatGCTGTGattttatgggaaaaaaatttctatttatcattcttatGCCACaaatgtgttttaattttttaatttttaatttttatttttaacatatatGTGATGtaaagataatgaatagaaaaattctatattaaAATGGTTGTAAGAACAAGTCCAAGAAGGATTGTTGCATGGACGGGTTGGGGGGCTTTTGGTGGTTGGCAAACGGGTCGAGATGATTTGGAAATGAGTTCAGGTCCTTAGGAATAGATCTTTCTCTCCTTGAATATGAGACTTTTGAGAGTACCTTACCCCAACATGGGTCCAATCCCAACCCGGAATAGTATGTTATTTCTGGGCCTGATTATTCAAGCGCCAATGATCTGACATGGGCcgtgttttataattttttttttcttttgaaatttaataaaatatgctGAATAACAAAtcagtttaattattttttaaacagaaATGCTAAACTTACCGAAATTGTTTctcgaattttttttcctttttatttagtaattaagaaattattttttaatgatgttataaatttttattttttttaaatatttatgatgattaaaaaatatataaaaaataagaaatgcaCTTTACGAGACACTTTTTGAAGACATTTATTCGGTAGCTGTTGAATGActcgtttttaaaagatgagtgaaaaatgatatttgaactGAAGGAGATTCGTAGCTCATACTCAtagattgtttttatttttattttttaaagttgttgATCTGCACACTCATATATTGTTAAGgcaataattttcatttcaaagtCGAAATCTTGCTATAACTACATTTATATGAGCACATAAGCCAAATAAATTGACACAGAGCTATTAATAGGCTACGCAAACTAGTAAATTATCCCTTTATTGCCTATTGAGAGGTATAATTGTACAtttagggtgtgtgtggatgttgaagtgaattgaattgagttgagttgtgatgataaaatattattagaatattaatttttaatattattattattatgaaatttgaaaaagttgaattgtttattatattttatattaagatttaaaaaagttgtaatgatgagttgagatgagttgaggtgagtttggtaaccaaacgaaaccttaaAGTTTGTATGACATAAAGAAGAGGTCAAAGTTGCGCAATGGTACTGAACAAATTCTCTTCATTTAGGAGAGATTCggatataaaaatcattttaactcatttaatttcatataattattataattttttaaaatttttacacaaaaataataaacaatttaatttttttaaatttttaaataataataatattaaaaaataatattctaataaatttttatttgaattcatcttatctcaactcactactcaAATATCTCCTTAATAgcttacaactattttataagtattttaaaactttttgtatggaataaaaagtaaatttctaaaattaaaaatagttcttaataaataatataattacagTTATGTTTAGATGTCAAGATCACTTTAATCtatctcaaattaatcattgatgagactcattactttttaaaatttctctcaAGAGTTAAACCCATCTCAGCCCAATacttacattcaaacacatattgtaatatatttacatttaaatatatcttagcgagatttataaaatattattatttaaatataaacttaaATTATCTGAAATTACTTTAGCATACAAATGCATGCTACATTTGTTGattgtaaaatagaaaattctgtAAATTATATTCTCATCATACCTACATTATGATAtgttattattcatcaattttttattttttaaagtaaaagatATTTGAAATGTGTTAGGTCTAGTTTGTTTTTACgattaatcttaactcatctaataattacaattttattaaatctccacataataaaataaatatatcaatttttttaaatcataaaataaaaataatattaaaaaaatatattttaataatattttatttaatttttaattttaatcttacgTCATCTCACCTGTTAAAACAAACGACACATGAAAATGATCGCACTACAGCAACCGACACAGTGAAGTACGTGAGCTGCAGGACTGTAGTTGCTTAATTTTTGTTCCATTTAAGCAAAGAATAAATGGTAAATAAAAAAAGCAgagtatttgaaaaagtaaaatgacCTGCTTATCCTTCGTCCGATTCAAAGTGATTTTCCGCCATCTCCCATGTCCC
This genomic interval from Juglans microcarpa x Juglans regia isolate MS1-56 chromosome 4D, Jm3101_v1.0, whole genome shotgun sequence contains the following:
- the LOC121261409 gene encoding receptor protein kinase CLAVATA1-like, giving the protein MRNLSWVLLHVPVVFLLFSACSSSYSSDLEVLLKLKSAMNGPNVSGLVDWPENSSSPTAHCSFSGVSCDHDSRVVSLNVSYIPLCGFIPREIGLLNKLVNLTIAADNLTGRLPVEIANLTSLKVLNISNNLFTGNFPGEIFLGMTELEILDTYNNNFSGPLPTELAILKRIKHLSLGGNFFSGPIPDVYSEIQSLEYLGLNGNSQTGKFPASLGRLSNLKEMYVGYFNAFDGGIPPELGSLSSLQVLDMSSCNLTGEIPKSLNLLKNLQLLFLQINRLTGYIPPELSGLVSLRQLDLSINELAGEIPESFSTLTNITLINLFKNHLRGPIPAYFGDLPNLEVLQVWENNFTFELPNNLGQNGKLKLFDVATNQLTGPVPLVLCAGGKLKTLILMENFFSGAIPMEIGDCKSLTRIRIAKNLLSGTIPAGIFNLPSVEVVEVSDNYFSGELPLKISGDALETLVLSNNRITGKIPSAIGNLKNLRTLSLEMNRLSGEIPSELFGLPNLMNINISANNHISGEIPTSIARCTSLSSIDFSRNNLFGEIPKEIAKLMMLSTLNLSNNQITGCIPEEMRDMSSLVTLDLSNNDLVGRVPSGFVIYDDSSFAGNPNLGPQSHFSCPSSLGEVQNSSQTHGRFCSPVLIVCIAVFVTALLSVPPQSRQPRKQRRHRDRGAREGHVRTH